AATAAGATTCAAAATAACCATATGCTGTCTACAAAATAACAGAGTACGATACAGAAAATGTTCGGAATGATGTCGTAAAGACAAACAATGTGCCTCCTTGCTGATGTGAAATCAGCTCATCCGTCTGTTAAATTTATACTCTGAATGATTCAGGCCCCCTGATAACCTTCAGATAAGAAAATAACCTCAAATAATTCTTCATGCATTCACTTCGGGTCTATCCTTCCTTTTTCCCCTACGTGGATCATTAACATCCTGTTGTTGCTGTTCAGCCTTCTTCTGAGCTCGGACCATGGCTCGTCTTGTACGGGGTCGCATTTCCCTAACTTGCCGAGGGGGCATCAGATACGGTTCAAGGGGCCGATCACCAAAGGGGTGTTCACCACCAACAAATATCCTCAGCTTTCTATCTCTATCCTGCATCCAAATGAAAGGAAAGCTGTAAGATAACTTGCTAGACCAGCAAATAATTGTATGCATTTGCTAGGTCAGAGTTGGAAGGATCCTGCAAGTGGAGTAACTGCAATCTAGTAAGGTCCTCTCTAGCTTGGGCAACCTTAGAGTTGATGCTACCATAGTGTTATAAACTAAAACATAACAGACAAGAAAAGCTACTACTATAAAACTCACGTCACGCAATTTGTTCCTTGGGAGCATGCGTAATACAGCTTTGCGAATGACTTCCGTAGGGTCCTTGGCCATCTGATCCTTTAAAGTCCTTTCCTTGAGGTGACCTATATACCTACAGGCCATATATGATTCAACATCAAGACCAAAGACAAGGACGACTTTATTTAGAGGGTATTAGGAAACATCATGAATCAATTCTATTCATTTCCTTTGCTCATTCATATAATTATTGACTAAACTTGAGGATTCCCACAACTGAATTAAAAGACTAattttttgattaatttgttgtGGGGATAAGTTTAGAACTAAAATATAgacatataatattatattaaaggACTAGTTTGCTGATTTCAACGAATTTTAAGGGGACACACTTTCtcattaaaacaaaaaggttCAAAGCTATGAAGACTCTGTTGCACTATACTAATCATACAAGAAGATTTGAATGCTCTTATTTTCAAGAAGTTCCCCTTCATTGTACCACTGAAAACTTTTCACAAAAGTAATTCTAAAACTACTGCACTTACCCAGTATGCCAATGATAAACCTTATCGGTTAGTTTTCTCCCCGTGACACAAACATCCTTTGCGTTAAGCACGATGCACATATCACCATCATCTCGGTTTGGAGCATATGTTGGTTTATCCTTCCCTTGAATCACAGTTGATATTTGAGATGCTAGTCTTCCAAGAACCTAAAAAGAAGGGTACATAGCCATTATTTTTCTGCAAAGGTTGCTACTTCAAGTAATTGATATGCTAACAACTGAACGATGCAATTCCACCAAGTTCAGAATTCATCAAAAACTGGATCAAGAAGCCATTTGCTTCTGCATCCACCCTCTGCAAAtctaatttcataaaatttcaCTTATTCATCTCAATATTTGTAGCCCCAAGaaatattagaaaataaaGCACAAGGACCTGTGCTCAAAATTagttttgaaaacaaaaatgaaaaagtatcTCCTACCCCAACCCCTTCAATGCTACCATAAATAGTATAAAAACTATCAACAACAACCTGGCCTTTCGCATCGAATACTTTCCACCGCAACCCATCAAGATCAATA
This is a stretch of genomic DNA from Prunus dulcis unplaced genomic scaffold, ALMONDv2, whole genome shotgun sequence. It encodes these proteins:
- the LOC117612983 gene encoding 50S ribosomal protein L13-like; its protein translation is CTISNRIYALVFIQKALAGLRRIDLDGLRWKVFDAKGQVLGRLASQISTVIQGKDKPTYAPNRDDGDMCIVLNAKDVCVTGRKLTDKVYHWHTGYIGHLKERTLKDQMAKDPTEVIRKAVLRMLPRNKLRDDRDRKLRIFVGGEHPFGDRPLEPYLMPPRQVREMRPRTRRAMVRAQKKAEQQQQDVNDPRRGKRKDRPEVNA